A window from Pleuronectes platessa chromosome 6, fPlePla1.1, whole genome shotgun sequence encodes these proteins:
- the slc26a10 gene encoding solute carrier family 26 member 10, with protein sequence MSASVAVYRNIYTEDRFQQAYGSEDSAAGSVRLRERLAGRCRCSRRAWLHLLRERVPIFRWLPSYRLRKWILGDTVAGLTVGILHIPQGMAFALLTSVAPIFGLYTSFFPVIIYMFFGTGRHVSTGTFAVVSLMTGSVVEQLVPSPLGLNSSSSEAADFEAQRIGVASAVALLSGIIMLCMCGLQLGFLSTYLSEPIVKAFTSAAAFHVTISQLQSMLGLRLPRHTGTFSLFKTLASVMENLPHTNMAELLISLVCLAVLVPVKEINMRYRNRLRTPIPVEILTVIVATAVAYASSLDSSYNIEIVGHIPAGFPKPRMPALQTLPDIAGDTIAITFVGYAVSVSLAMIYADKHGYSIHPNQELLAHGISNTVSSFFTCFPSSATLATTNILESAGGYTQLSGLFTSLVVLIVLLLIGPLFYFLPKAVLACINVTSLRQMFLQFQDLPELWRISKVDFMVWLVTWLSVVVLNVDLGLAIGVVFSMMTVIFRTQRAGCSVLGRASNTEIYRPLEKHSKCYEVPGVKILTYNGPIYYGNRSFFREEMSRLLGLTPEKIRSWEKAKKALEKRERETTISTVERGIANTSYSSENDFFKSEMPESDVQAVLIDCSSVIFVDVAGARLFTQMCTECQKVGVHVYLANCNESVLKILTSSGLMNHMNPQHIFVTVHDAVMYIQQQREKPPENTTTVWV encoded by the exons ATGAGCGCGTCGGTGGCCGTGTACAGGAACATCTACACGGAGGACCGCTTCCAGCAGGCCTACGGCTCCGAGGACAGCGCGGCTGGCAGCGTGCGGCTCCGGGAGCGGCTGGCCGGACGGTGCAGGTGCTCGAGGCGGGCCTGGCTCCACCTGCTGAGGGAGAGGGTCCCCATATTCAGGTGGCTGCCGAGCTACAGGCTCAGGAAATGGATCTTAGGAGATACTGTGGCCGGACTGACTGTGGGGATCCTTCACATCCCGCAGG GCATGGCCTTTGCTTTACTCACGTCAGTAGCACCAATATTCGGCCTCTACACCTCCTTCTTCCCTGTGATCATCTATATGTTTTTTGGCACAGGTCGCCATGTGTCCACAG GTACCTTCGCTGTGGTGAGTCTGATGACTGGCTCGGTGGTGGAGCAGCTGGTTCCCAGTCCTCTGGGACTGAACTCCAGTTCGTCTGAGGCGGCTGACTTCGAGGCCCAGAGGATCGGAGTGGCCTCGGCCGTAGCACTCCTCTCAGGGATTATCATG CTCTGCATGTGTGGGCTTCAGCTGGGCTTCCTGTCCACCTATCTGTCAGAGCCAATCGTTAAGGCTTTCACCAGTGCTGCTGCCTTCCATGTCACCATCTCCCAGCTGCAAAGCATGCTGGGCCTGCGGCTCCCTCGCCACACTGGGACCTTCTCCCTCTTCAAG ACGTTAGCGTCAGTGATGGAGAACCTGCCTCACACCAACATGGCGGAGCTGCTCATCTCTCTGGTGTGTTTGGCCGTACTGGTCCCAGTGAAGGAGATCAACATGCGTTACCGGAACCGCCTGCGCACGCCCATTCCTGTGGAGATCCTCACG GTAATTGTTGCTACAGCTGTGGCCTACGCCTCCTCACTGGACTCGTCTTACAACATCGAAATAGTTGGTCACATCCCAGCTGG ATTTCCAAAGCCACGGATGCCTGCCCTGCAGACTTTACCTGACATTGCTGGAGACACAATAGCCATAACGTTTGTTGGTTACGCCGTGTCGGTTTCACTGGCCATGATTTATGCTGATAAACATGGATACTCCATCCATCCCAACCAG GAGCTGCTGGCTCACGGCATCTCAAACACCGTGTCCTCGTTTTTCACCTGCTTCCCCAGCTCGGCCACTCTGGCCACCACTAACATTCTGGAGAGCGCTGGAGGATACACACAG ctcTCCGGCCTGTTCACCAGTCTGGTCGTCCTGATTGTCCTGCTGCTGATTGGACCTCTGTTCTACTTCCTACCCAAG GCAGTCTTGGCATGCATCAACGTCACCAGCCTCAGGCAGATGTTTCTGCAGTTCCAGGACCTACCTGAGCTGTGGAGGATCAGCAAGGTGGATTTC ATGGTCTGGCTGGTGACATGGCTGTCTGTGGTGGTGCTAAACGTGGATCTTGGCTTAGCCATCGGAGTGGTGTTCTCCATGATGACTGTCATCTTTCGCACACAAAG GGCTGGTTGTTCAGTACTTGGCCGAGCCAGCAACACAGAAATTTACAGACCTCTGGAGAAACACAGCAAG TGCTATGAGGTGCCTGGAGTGAAGATCCTCACGTACAATGGGCCGATTTACTATGGTAACCGTAGCTTCTTCAGGGAGGAGATGAGCAGGTTGCTGGGCCTGACGCCAGAGAAGATCCGCAGCTGGGAGAAGGCCAAGAAAGCCCTGGAGAAacgggagagagagaccacCATCAGCACCGTG GAAAGAGGCATCGCAAACACATCGTATTCCTCAGAAAACGACTTCTTTAAATCAG AAATGCCTGAGAGCGACGTCCAGGCAGTGTTAATCGATTGCAGCAGCGTGATATTCGTTGATGTTGCTGGAGCAAGACTCTTCACACAG ATGTGCACTGAATGCCAGAAGGTTGGAGTACATGTGTATCTGGCCAACTGCAATG AGAGCGTCTTAAAGATCCTAACATCCAGCGGTCTGATGAACCACATGAATCCTCAACATATTTTCGTCACCGTTCACGACGCTGTGATGTATATTCAGCAGCAGAGG GAAAAACCTCCAGAGAACACCACAACTGTTTGGGTATGA